One Nerophis ophidion isolate RoL-2023_Sa linkage group LG06, RoL_Noph_v1.0, whole genome shotgun sequence genomic region harbors:
- the tmem51a gene encoding transmembrane protein 51a: MRSTADGQASPRSNDNNNNNNNSNENSGNSGSQYALCALGVGLVALGIVMIVWSIVPAETTSNSNSSTAGGGHGDPSGSRKSKASSVAFVLVGSGVVMLLLSLCLGMRNRQREQQRLQEAQNQRRMTTRENRDAEMPVEDAQRYAVPTYEEVVGSGQYPVRQSNLQPSSSQLPSYDDLVQVDGVQYEFEVAGSPPVPTTVPTTGVTAASNRKHGRSGRKLLPIKIRRIKSEKTPSSQPATGISIEPLTPPPQYEDKVPPL, encoded by the exons ATGCGTTCTACTGCGGATGGACAAGCCAGCCCCCGCAgcaatgacaacaacaacaacaacaacaacagtaatgAGAACAGTGGAAACTCCGGTTCTCAGTATGCACTTTGCGCCCTGGGTGTCGGACTGGTGGCTCTTGGCATCGTAATGATCGTGTGGAGCATAGTCCCTGCAGAAACCACATCGAACAGTAACAGCAGCACTGCCGGTGGAGGACATGGTGATCCTTCTGGATCCAGAAAAAGTAAAGCTTCCTCTGTGGCCTTTGTCCTGGTGGGATCGGGGGTGGTCATGCTGCTGCTGTCCTTGTGTCTGGGGATGAGGAACAGGCAGCGGGAGCAGCAGAGACTGCAGGAGGCCCAGAACCAAAGAAGAATGACCACCAGGGAGAACAGAGATGCAGAAAT GCCTGTGGAAGACGCCCAGCGGTATGCCGTGCCCACCTACGAGGAGGTGGTAGGCAGCGGGCAGTACCCCGTCCGCCAGAGCAACCTTCAGCCCAGCTCCTCCCAGCTCCCTTCCTACGACGACTTGGTCCAAGTCGACGGCGTGCAATACGAATTTGAGGTCGCTGGATCCCCGCCTGTCCCCACCACTGTCCCCACGACCGGCGTCACTGCCGCATCCAACCGCAAACACGGCAGAAGTGGCCGCAAGCTCCTCCCCATCAAGATCCGTAGGATTAAATCAGAGAAGACGCCGAGTTCTCAGCCGGCCACTGGGATCAGTATAGAGCCGCTCACCCCGCCGCCACAGTACGAGGACAAGGTGCCTCCCCTTTAA